One window from the genome of Desulfobotulus pelophilus encodes:
- a CDS encoding ATP-binding protein — translation MNLAMYKDALLEIAFSISGELDQQKLLQNCLPTFLRKLNCTMAAVVQRSPEGFQTAHILPKSMAKHPNYLALMNKLHEQMKDSPQTAWASGIHGSSHYYAFPLDDFGFLLLARPKPFNPFFLNEMKPLTRMLSRVCTALEKQKTSEQALLVQKAHFESIFTTTHDAMIYFDNHHLVFNINDRFTEMFGYTLEEILGKNINHVIDPLNREKEYGSPRILSGETIEMEVIRYAKNGNGIEVLLKGGPVLINGIIRGGYAIYADISERKKNERHLLETNTLLEKSIDRANRLASKAEMANIAKSTFLANMSHEIRTPMNAIIGLTDLCLQTDLSEKQQDYLIKIGDASHSLLQILNSILDFSKIEAGKTQLETIPFILDEVLAQSWNMINENAKVKGLHLLCFRDPAIPSQLEGDPLRLGQILINLLNNAVKFTETGQIILSVQILSRDQNSLILEFTVRDTGIGMNAKEQHNLFRPFRQADSKTTRKFGGTGLGLSICRELVELMGGQIWAESNPGRGSTFGFTCVLQPAPDTVLDRSSLPEKWRTFQALIVDTNTEAIEIIQKYLTFFSIKNECVSSVNEAARRLRALPNPFQLVFLDSSLSQTSETSQMQDILEGNQLQPKPSVFLTAPAGYLLPDTIKKAGCFSGIITRPATPSLFIKNLLGNMGEKKKRKIKKQRTALADGRSLSPLQGRRILLVEDNEINRMVAGELLKQVGIKTEMAFNGNEALKQIRANPPDHYDCVLMDIQMPIMDGYEATRQIRESPGFQHLPILAMTASAFSEDRKKSLDSGMQGHIIKPILPDQLYGRLMELFCPSPHECLPARTETEPPDITELADLLQELRELLRRYDEKAEKHMDTLLAKHLPPAVKETLVFAKKRLWVYDFDGATALIQPLHDSLKDGL, via the coding sequence ATGAATCTTGCGATGTATAAAGACGCCCTGCTGGAAATTGCCTTTTCCATCAGCGGGGAGCTTGATCAACAAAAACTCCTTCAGAACTGCCTGCCCACCTTTCTGCGCAAACTGAACTGCACCATGGCAGCCGTGGTTCAAAGAAGCCCAGAGGGCTTTCAAACCGCCCATATACTGCCCAAATCCATGGCAAAACATCCCAACTATCTTGCGCTCATGAACAAACTTCATGAACAAATGAAAGATTCCCCACAAACGGCATGGGCTTCAGGGATTCATGGTTCCTCCCATTATTATGCTTTTCCCCTGGACGACTTTGGTTTTCTGCTTCTTGCCCGCCCCAAGCCTTTCAATCCCTTCTTTCTCAACGAAATGAAGCCCCTCACCCGTATGCTTTCGAGAGTCTGTACGGCACTGGAAAAACAGAAAACCAGCGAACAGGCGCTGCTTGTTCAAAAAGCCCACTTTGAATCCATTTTCACAACCACCCATGATGCCATGATTTATTTTGACAACCATCATCTTGTTTTTAATATCAATGATCGTTTTACAGAAATGTTCGGCTATACCCTTGAAGAAATTCTGGGGAAAAATATCAATCATGTTATCGACCCGCTAAACAGGGAAAAAGAATACGGATCTCCCAGAATTCTTTCCGGAGAGACCATCGAAATGGAAGTCATACGCTATGCCAAAAACGGCAACGGCATTGAGGTGCTGCTAAAAGGAGGGCCGGTTCTGATTAACGGCATCATCCGCGGTGGCTATGCCATCTATGCGGACATTTCCGAAAGAAAAAAAAACGAGCGCCATCTCCTTGAAACCAACACGCTGCTTGAAAAATCCATTGACCGCGCCAACAGACTTGCAAGCAAAGCAGAAATGGCCAATATCGCCAAAAGCACATTCCTTGCCAATATGAGCCATGAGATACGGACTCCCATGAACGCCATCATAGGCTTGACAGACCTCTGTCTCCAAACCGACCTGTCGGAAAAGCAGCAGGATTATCTTATCAAAATTGGCGATGCCAGCCACTCTCTTCTCCAAATCCTTAACAGTATTCTGGATTTTTCTAAAATCGAGGCTGGAAAAACTCAGCTGGAAACCATACCTTTTATACTGGATGAGGTTTTGGCCCAATCCTGGAATATGATAAATGAGAACGCTAAGGTCAAAGGTTTGCACCTGCTCTGTTTCAGGGATCCTGCCATCCCCTCTCAGCTTGAGGGTGATCCTCTGCGGCTGGGCCAGATACTGATCAACCTGTTGAACAATGCCGTAAAGTTTACAGAAACCGGCCAGATCATACTGTCCGTCCAGATCCTCTCCCGGGACCAGAACTCTCTGATCCTTGAATTCACCGTCCGGGACACCGGCATCGGTATGAATGCAAAAGAACAGCACAATCTTTTCCGCCCTTTCCGTCAGGCAGACAGCAAAACCACACGAAAATTCGGTGGCACGGGCCTTGGTCTGAGCATATGCAGGGAACTTGTGGAACTGATGGGTGGTCAGATATGGGCGGAAAGCAACCCCGGGAGAGGAAGTACCTTCGGTTTCACATGCGTCCTGCAACCAGCACCGGATACCGTACTGGACCGGTCTTCCCTGCCTGAAAAATGGCGTACATTTCAAGCGCTGATTGTGGACACCAACACAGAAGCAATTGAAATCATACAAAAATACCTCACATTTTTTTCCATCAAAAATGAATGCGTTTCGTCAGTAAACGAAGCCGCTCGCCGACTGCGCGCACTACCCAATCCCTTTCAGCTGGTTTTTCTGGATAGCAGCCTCTCCCAGACATCCGAAACCAGTCAGATGCAGGATATTCTGGAAGGAAATCAGCTCCAACCGAAGCCCTCCGTTTTTCTGACGGCTCCTGCCGGATATCTGCTGCCGGACACAATAAAAAAAGCAGGCTGCTTTAGTGGAATCATAACCCGACCGGCAACTCCCAGCCTGTTTATCAAAAATCTGCTGGGAAACATGGGAGAAAAAAAGAAACGAAAAATAAAAAAACAAAGAACAGCCCTTGCCGATGGCAGATCCCTTTCCCCCCTTCAGGGAAGACGAATTCTTCTTGTGGAAGACAACGAAATCAACCGCATGGTAGCAGGTGAGCTCCTGAAACAGGTAGGGATAAAAACGGAAATGGCCTTTAATGGTAACGAGGCTCTGAAACAGATCAGAGCCAACCCACCGGACCATTATGACTGTGTACTCATGGACATACAGATGCCCATAATGGATGGTTATGAAGCTACGCGTCAAATCCGGGAGTCTCCCGGATTCCAGCATCTCCCCATACTGGCCATGACGGCAAGTGCCTTTTCAGAAGACAGAAAAAAATCGCTGGACAGCGGTATGCAGGGCCACATCATCAAACCCATCCTGCCAGACCAGCTCTATGGCCGGCTCATGGAACTGTTCTGTCCATCTCCCCATGAGTGCCTGCCGGCCAGAACGGAAACAGAACCACCTGACATAACGGAACTCGCTGATCTTCTGCAGGAACTCCGGGAACTTCTCCGTCGCTATGATGAAAAGGCTGAAAAACATATGGATACTCTTCTGGCAAAACATCTTCCACCGGCCGTTAAAGAAACCCTTGTTTTTGCCAAAAAAAGGCTCTGGGTTTACGATTTTGACGGTGCCACGGCCCTCATCCAGCCACTACACGACAGTCTGAAGGACGGGCTTTAA